In the Butyricicoccus intestinisimiae genome, ATATCGGCATCTTTACTTTCTATTGCTGCAACCATTTTTGCATAAAACTCCGGGGCAATTTGATCATCTGCGTCTACAAAGCTTATGTAATCTCCAGAAGCCGCACCGATTCCCGCATTACGCGCAGCTACAAGCCCAGAATTACGCTGGTGGATAACAACAATTCTGCTGTCACTCGCCGCAAATTTGTCGCAAATCGCAGCAGATGAATCCGTTGAGCCATCATCAATCAATATAATCTGCAAGTTGCGATATGTATTGTTGATTATACTGTCGATGCACGATTCCAAATAGCATGCAGCATTATAAATCGGCACTATTACACTTACCATCTTCATGCAATCCTCCAAAAGTGCAGTTACCACTTACGCTCGCTTTTCTTATGAAATTTCATATACAACCGTCCTGGCATAATCCCCTTAATAAAATGCTTCAAAAAATCAATGACGACGTATCCATACATATACCATGGAAACTGAAACAGCTTAAAACCAACATAGGTCACATATACTCCATTCATACGAGATTTTAGACTTCTACGGTTTGCAGCGGCATGATCATCCCGCATCTTGTAAAGCGGCTCATCCAAATTATAACCGACATATCCCTTAGCGTAGAGCTTATACCAAAGGTTTACATCTTCAAAGCGGAGCATTTGTCTATTTTCCGTATACCCATCTACTGCTAAATACGCTTTTCTTCGTATCATACAGGGCGCGTGGCAATGAACTGGGCTATGCTTGATAAAGTCGCGTTTTGTAGGCTTTTCAATGGCATAGCTTCGCCCCCAATCACCACTTTCATCAAAAAAGATCATCGGAGTACTGACAATGGCATATTCAGGATGTGCATCTAAAAATGCAACTTCTTTTTCAAGTCGGGTCGGAAGAGAAACATCATCTCCGTCCATCCGTGCTACATACTCGCCGGTAGCAACTTGCAGGCAACGATTAAGTGTGTGATTCAGCCCCATATTTTCTTCATTTTTAAGAAGAATGATTTTGTCGGGCAACCTTTCCCGATATGCCTTTGCCACAACATATGTGCCATCCTTTGAACCGTCATCACACAAAATAAGCTGCCAATCTGAATAAGTCTGCGCGAAAATAGAGTCAATGGCCTCTGGTAGTGTCGTGGCACAGTTATAAACGCCCATAATAATTGAAACTTTTACCATAATACACTCCCTTAGTTAGCCAACCGTGGCCGCAGATAATTCATAATTTGCAGCAGTACCGCCAGCAAAAATGTCCAACGCTTCTTACATAGCAAAAAAAATAGCTTCCATTTTGCATCGCAATATGAGGTATCAAACTGTAAAAACGCCTCTCTGTATAATGGCTTATCCAATATCTCTTTAAGATGTCGTGACTTTTTATGCATACTCTCTGAACTGCCAATTTCATTCAATCCAAGACCAATCATGCCACAAGCAACGCGGTTCAGAAAAGGCGTACGATATTCATCCTTCCGACCAGAGCCATCTATATACTCCTGCATGACGTCATACATAACATCCCATTTTTCCGCGAGATCCGGTTTGTGCTGTGTCGTAATAGACTGCGCATTAGACTTGCGGTAATGATAAAAACATTTGTTGATGTAGCTAACCTTGCACCCGTCAAGTGCATAGAGATTAAAAATTGTGTCTTCAGATGTGCCAACAATTCGTTCGCTGATAATTTTTCCTTTTCTCGCAATATCAGACCTGTATAACTTCATACAAACAGAAGAAAGGCTATCGATCTGTTGAGGGTTCCTTAATTCATTACCTATCAATCCAACAACTCTACGATGAATCTTTTCTTCTGAAGCAGGTAGTTCATAAGAAAAGTTAAAATCAAAGAGGGGAGATGATATACTCTTTTGTGGATATTCCCGCACATAGCCAAACATAACACAATCAGCATTGTCTATAAGTGCAATACTCAAACAGTCTGATACTGTGTTTGGTTCAAGCCAATCATCACTATCTACAACTACGATATAATTACCATTGGCGTTTTGAATTCCTGTCTCCCTAGCAGAAGATAGCCCACCGTTTTCTTTATGAATTACTCGAACGCGCTTATCCTTGGACGCGTAAGCATTGCAAAGTTGCGGACATTCATCCGGACTTCCATCATCCACCAAAATTATTTCTACGTTTCTGTAGGTCTGCGACAGAAGACTTTCTACGCACTGTTTGAGATATTTTTCTGCATTATACACGGGAACAATGATTGACACTTTTATGGATTGAGCATCTATTTCTTGCATGTTACACCCCTTACAATATCCCCCACGTCGCATGCATCTGATAATAAAAGAACACCAAATAGCATCCGCACGTCAGCGCGTACATCAATTTTTTGGATCGTTCATTGAATGCATGCTCAAAAATCCACGGCAGAAGAATATAAGAATACAATGACGTGTAAATCGGCATGCGTCCGATATAAATACCGCTGGTAAACATCGAAACAACGTACAGGCCTGCGGTTACAATCGACATATTTGCCGCCAAATTTACCACAGGGTCTCCGGATTCCTCTATATACTTAATTCCCAAGAAGGCAAAGACTGCCGGCACGGAGTATACCAGAACACGGATAAAGCTCGTGCCATCATCCGTTGTCCATATTTCATTTGTCGTCATATCGCTGTACTGTGTGTCTGTCAGCACATTTTGCAAAAGCTGCGTAAACTGATCGACACCTGTAATGATTAAGAGAATACCTGCGATAAACAGCAAGGTTTTCTTGTTCCACGCCTTGCCTTGTGCAAGAAAGATGATGAGCAGCATAAACAGCGCAGAGCCATGTATCGTTGCAGCCAGCAAAATGACAAGGATAACCGGAAGATATTTTTTTTTGAGCAGCAGCCCTGTGCAGGCAAAAATAATCGTTACCGCAAGAAATTGACGCATGCCGTTATGCATCCACGACAGATAATCGGTCGATGCAACAAACAAAAACATACTGAGCCAAAAGTTCGTAGAATACTTTCGGAATACGATGACAATACAAAGCATCTGTACAATCGCAATCAGCATGAAGAAAATTATATCGGAATTGCCAATGATGCTCTTAATCAATACAGTCAAAAAAGTGAAGCCCTTGTCTTTGGCCGTATCTGATACAGCCTGAGAAATTTGCGATAACGAGGATGCGGATTCTCGAAATGTTTTCCGATAGGTCTCTGTATCGCCGATATTTTTTCGATAACCAGCCCAAATAATATATGGCAGTACAAAAATGACAGCGGATGACATGGTCCAGCGATATTCTCGTTTTCCCATCACCATAACCGGCTGTTTTGGCAGAGCCCACGCTATGATTCCGCCAGCTGCAAACATCCAGATCAGCAGCCACCAGTAATTTGTCAGTGTCATCTTTCTTTCTCCCCAAATCTTACATCAGTGCGTTCTTTGTCTCCCGCACAACCTGTTCTTTTCCAAATTGCTGTTCTATCCATTTGCGTCCGGCAAGTCCCATTTGTTCTCTCTGTGCTCTGTCGATGGACAGCATGTGTTTCATCGCCCGATACAGCGCCTGCGCATCACCCTTCGGCACCAAAAAACCGCTTTTTTGATCGACGACCGCTTCCCTGCATCCGGGAATATCCGATGTGATCACCGGGCGTCCTGTCGCGGCTGCTTCCAAAAGGACATTGCTCATGCCCTCATGATAAGACGGCAGCACCACACAGTCGCACGCAGCATAGAACGGGCGCGGTTCTTGCTGAAATCCATGAAATACAACGATGCCTTGCGCAGACAGTTGATTGATTCGCTGTTTATATGCATCTTCAAAGAATCCAACAAGGTCTAATACAAAGGAATAGCCTTCCTCATGCAGCTGCTCGCAGGCATCCAGCAATTCATCCATTCCTTTTTCCTTCATAATGCGCCCCAGATATAAAAAATGAACGCATGCATTTTCCGGATATGCTTGATAGAAATACGCCTGTACGTCAACGCCTGCGCCGTGCAGCACGGTTATTTTCTCTTGTGAGACAATCTTTCGATTGATAAATTCCTGCGCATTGGCTGTATTTTCAAAAAATACGGTTTTCACGCCGCGAAATGCTTCCCGATATAAAATCGTAACCGCTTTGGCCAATCTCGGCTTTTGAAACGCCGTTCCCAGCCCCTGTACATTGGCGCAAAACGGAATGTGCAGAGCACGGCAGCACAAGCCCGCGTAAATATTGGGCTTGATGGAGTATGTAATGACCAGATTCGGTTTTTCCTGTTTGAGCAGCTGATAATATGTATGAATCAATTTGGCATCTGTGGCGGGATTGATTCCGCGGCGGTCAACGTCTATATTGACGCACCGCATTCCCAATGCCATAAAATCTTGTTCATGACCGACAAACGGCATTCCCAAAACCACTTCGTGTTCTTTCGCCAAATCTTCTATCAATTCTCGGCGAAACCTCCACAGCATATAGGAATGATTGGTCAAGATGACAATCTTTTTTCTTTGCTGACCGTTTCCCGTTCCGCCTTCCACAACGCCCTCATGTTTGAGAACAGAAGCGATGGTTCCAAAAAAGCATTTTACATCAAAGGAAAAGCTCTCTTTTTGCACATATTCCCCGTCATAGCGCGCCTTTTCTGCGATTTCCAGCTCATCTCTGCCGTTAATTTGCGCCCAGCCGGTGAGTCCCGGCCGAATATCATTGGCGCCGCATGCATCGCGCGCAGCGATCAAATCTTCCTGATTCCACAGCGCGGGCCGCGGGCCGATGATGCTCATATTTCCCACAAAGATATCCCAAATCTGCGGCAATTCATCCAGGCTGTATTTTCGCAAAAATCGCCCGACACGGGTGAGATATTGCTCCGGATCCTGCAGCAAATGCGTCGGCATATCATGCGGCGTATCCATTTTCATGCTGCGAAATTTATGCAGCGGAAAATATGCTTTATTTTTTCCCACGCGCTTTTGTGTGAACAAAACAGGTCCCGGATCATCCAGATATACGGCAGCGGAAATCACAGCATAAACCGGCGCCAATGCAATCAGCCCGCCAAAAGACAAGGTTTTGTCTGCAATGCGTTTCCATGTTGCATCATATGCAGATACATGCTTTGGAGTGGCGCATTTTTCCTGCTGCTCTTGCGCAGACCCATATTCCTGTTCCTGCTGTTTGCGCTGCGCTTTCGCGGCAGCAGACAGTCCAAGATATGCCATTCCCAGCGCAGCAGCGGCAACGCCCGCCGCAAGCCATCGTTTTTTCCGTTTACTCTGCATATCTTTACGCGCCATGTCCTTCCTTATCCATTCTTTGAAGAATGTTTCTCCTGTTTTTCGCCATAGCCATAGCCGTAGCCATACCCATAACCATAACCATACTTTCTGCCATATCCATACCGGCCATAATATCCGTAGCCATAGCCGTAGCCATAGCCTGTGATACCGGCTTCGATTCCGTTGATGGTATAGCCAATCAGTGTTGTTCCCGTTTCTGCCAGCAGTTCCGCCGCTGACAAAATCTGATCCACGCGAGTCTTATCGTGTCGTGCGACCAATACCGCATTGTGCACGCAGCGGGCGAACAGCAGGGCATCCGCCAATTCGCCGCACGGCGGTGTATCAATGATGATGTAGTCGAACAGGGGCTGCAGCTTGTCCAGCATCAATTCAATATTTTTCTGCTGAAATGCATCCCATTCTTCCGCTTCCAGCGGTCTGCCCGTCAACACGCGCAGACCGTCAGAGCCATATGTCTGAAAGCTGTCCGCAGCCAGCGGCGCACCTTCCAGTGCATCAA is a window encoding:
- a CDS encoding glycosyltransferase family 2 protein; translated protein: MVKVSIIMGVYNCATTLPEAIDSIFAQTYSDWQLILCDDGSKDGTYVVAKAYRERLPDKIILLKNEENMGLNHTLNRCLQVATGEYVARMDGDDVSLPTRLEKEVAFLDAHPEYAIVSTPMIFFDESGDWGRSYAIEKPTKRDFIKHSPVHCHAPCMIRRKAYLAVDGYTENRQMLRFEDVNLWYKLYAKGYVGYNLDEPLYKMRDDHAAANRRSLKSRMNGVYVTYVGFKLFQFPWYMYGYVVIDFLKHFIKGIMPGRLYMKFHKKSERKW
- a CDS encoding glycosyltransferase family 2 protein; translated protein: MQEIDAQSIKVSIIVPVYNAEKYLKQCVESLLSQTYRNVEIILVDDGSPDECPQLCNAYASKDKRVRVIHKENGGLSSARETGIQNANGNYIVVVDSDDWLEPNTVSDCLSIALIDNADCVMFGYVREYPQKSISSPLFDFNFSYELPASEEKIHRRVVGLIGNELRNPQQIDSLSSVCMKLYRSDIARKGKIISERIVGTSEDTIFNLYALDGCKVSYINKCFYHYRKSNAQSITTQHKPDLAEKWDVMYDVMQEYIDGSGRKDEYRTPFLNRVACGMIGLGLNEIGSSESMHKKSRHLKEILDKPLYREAFLQFDTSYCDAKWKLFFLLCKKRWTFLLAVLLQIMNYLRPRLAN
- a CDS encoding EpsG family protein yields the protein MTLTNYWWLLIWMFAAGGIIAWALPKQPVMVMGKREYRWTMSSAVIFVLPYIIWAGYRKNIGDTETYRKTFRESASSLSQISQAVSDTAKDKGFTFLTVLIKSIIGNSDIIFFMLIAIVQMLCIVIVFRKYSTNFWLSMFLFVASTDYLSWMHNGMRQFLAVTIIFACTGLLLKKKYLPVILVILLAATIHGSALFMLLIIFLAQGKAWNKKTLLFIAGILLIITGVDQFTQLLQNVLTDTQYSDMTTNEIWTTDDGTSFIRVLVYSVPAVFAFLGIKYIEESGDPVVNLAANMSIVTAGLYVVSMFTSGIYIGRMPIYTSLYSYILLPWIFEHAFNERSKKLMYALTCGCYLVFFYYQMHATWGIL
- a CDS encoding sugar transferase; this encodes MARKDMQSKRKKRWLAAGVAAAALGMAYLGLSAAAKAQRKQQEQEYGSAQEQQEKCATPKHVSAYDATWKRIADKTLSFGGLIALAPVYAVISAAVYLDDPGPVLFTQKRVGKNKAYFPLHKFRSMKMDTPHDMPTHLLQDPEQYLTRVGRFLRKYSLDELPQIWDIFVGNMSIIGPRPALWNQEDLIAARDACGANDIRPGLTGWAQINGRDELEIAEKARYDGEYVQKESFSFDVKCFFGTIASVLKHEGVVEGGTGNGQQRKKIVILTNHSYMLWRFRRELIEDLAKEHEVVLGMPFVGHEQDFMALGMRCVNIDVDRRGINPATDAKLIHTYYQLLKQEKPNLVITYSIKPNIYAGLCCRALHIPFCANVQGLGTAFQKPRLAKAVTILYREAFRGVKTVFFENTANAQEFINRKIVSQEKITVLHGAGVDVQAYFYQAYPENACVHFLYLGRIMKEKGMDELLDACEQLHEEGYSFVLDLVGFFEDAYKQRINQLSAQGIVVFHGFQQEPRPFYAACDCVVLPSYHEGMSNVLLEAAATGRPVITSDIPGCREAVVDQKSGFLVPKGDAQALYRAMKHMLSIDRAQREQMGLAGRKWIEQQFGKEQVVRETKNALM